CACAATTACACTCTTACAACCATCAATTTGTACTAAATGCACTGGTTTATTGCTTACAGTTTTGTCTTCACCATTACTGTCAGAAATCTCATTTTCTGTTTCCATgacaactatttttttcttctttttaattattcCACTATCATCATAGTCAGAACAGGCTTCACTTTTGAATTCCCAATCAattatgttaaatttttgtggactttttctttttcttttgttatttttcttctgcttcttgttattttttttagtttctattACAGTATCCATATCTATTTTTAGATCACCACTAATTTCTTCAGTTGGTGTTAGATGATAGCCTAATCTTTGTTTACACTGCTTTCTTTCGTGGCATAAGACATTAGCGAGTTGACTGAAACCCTTTTCACAAAACTTACATTTGAAAGGTTTTTCTCCAGTATGTGTAACCATGTGTTGTTTTAGATGTGAATTCAAGCGGAAAGACTTCTGACAAGTTTTGCATTCAAATGCTCTTTCTCCAGTATGTATTTTCATGTGTTTTTCAAGATCACTTTTAAATCTGAAAGACTTTCCACACTCTGGACATAAAGGCTTATTTGCTTCAAAATCAGACTTGTGTGTTACAGTGTGACGCTTAAGGTTTCTCATTGCTGAAAATATTTTACCGCAGGTCTCACAAGGATATTTTGAGTTTTCGTGTAAGGATTTAACATGCTCTACTAAAGCTCCTCgaagtttaaatttcataccACAAAAATCACAACTATGTGGCCTTGCTCCAGAATGTGTCAAGTTATGCCTCTGTAAATcactattaaaataaaatttcttttggCAAATTTCACATTCAAAGTTTTTCAAACTATCTGCATTTTGACAAATCTTCATGTGAAACTTGAATGCAGATTTGGTGCTGATTTTCTTGTTACAATCTTTGCATGTATGTAAGTTCTCACCAGTGTGTGTTGACATATGTTCTGACAACTCTGTGTTAGAATCAAATAACCTATCACATTCTGTGCAATGTTTGGTGTATAACTTCACGGGCTCAACACCatgaacaaattttaaatgttctgTTAGAAGTCGGAAACTGGAAAAGACCTTTTGACATTTGTTGCACTCTTTAGAACTATGAATCCTTTTAATATGCATGTCCAAATCATGACTCCTTTTAAAGTATGTAGCACAATGCTCACAAAGGAAAagttttttacatacatttttcttttttgttttctttctttctggTTTTACATTACTGTTTTGGGTTTCCAGCACCATTTTGTCA
Above is a window of Mytilus trossulus isolate FHL-02 chromosome 4, PNRI_Mtr1.1.1.hap1, whole genome shotgun sequence DNA encoding:
- the LOC134716777 gene encoding zinc finger protein 93-like; protein product: MPTTKASVSSNKAKTWKIKIVAAKQKLAKKTRKTAFKNRMEVKENSKKHKLTVKKPRCPKSKVNTDGESKVKSVVSADDKMVLETQNSNVKPERKKTKKKNVCKKLFLCEHCATYFKRSHDLDMHIKRIHSSKECNKCQKVFSSFRLLTEHLKFVHGVEPVKLYTKHCTECDRLFDSNTELSEHMSTHTGENLHTCKDCNKKISTKSAFKFHMKICQNADSLKNFECEICQKKFYFNSDLQRHNLTHSGARPHSCDFCGMKFKLRGALVEHVKSLHENSKYPCETCGKIFSAMRNLKRHTVTHKSDFEANKPLCPECGKSFRFKSDLEKHMKIHTGERAFECKTCQKSFRLNSHLKQHMVTHTGEKPFKSCSDYDDSGIIKKKKKIVVMETENEISDSNGEDKTVSNKPVHLVQIDGCKSVIVEELDTSRDDTISASKNEMNNERDKFSGDDISDGNIDNTSFDKADDSNHGNTKQTSKYHRSNAAKCMESNTNSAVNQEGYIKNDIYEQLMKSCQDKLKSGEVFPFTDPSVDYEKDDDIDSDLVESVPLSDSMMETDSVVYVAEKIDSSENTYPVI